Below is a genomic region from Streptomyces roseoviridis.
TGAAGCCCTTCTCGCAGGTGAAGAGGAGGACCTCGGACTTCAGCAGCGCCTTCGCCGTGGCGTCGTCGTTCGCCACCAGCGCGAAGTCCTGGCCGATCAGGAAGCGGCCGCCCTGGCCCTTGCCGGCGGCCGCCTTGTTCGCGCGCTGGAACTTCTCCATGTCGGAGACGGACAGCAGCGTGACGGTGTCCCGGGCGTCGTCGCCGCACACCGCCCGCTGCTCCACCGCCCACGCGGGATCCTTCGCCTGGGCGGCCATCGCGCCGCTGCCGCTCGTGCCGGAGCGCAGGTCGCTGCACATCGTGTGCGCGGCGACCAGCTTCTCGATGGCCGCCATGTCGGGGGCCGAGGGCAGCCCGACGTCCTCGCCCCAGGTGCTGCCGCACCCGGTGACGGCGACGAGGGCGGTGAGGGCCGCGCCCAGAACGGCGGCGGTGCGCGTGAGCCGCATGACTTCCTGCTTCCCTTGCGTAGCGGTGTTTCGTAGGGGTGTGGTGCGACGTGCCGGAATCGTCCGCTCCGGCCCTGACGCGCGCGAACGCCCCCGGCCGGCCCGGGAGTCGGGCCGGCCAGGGGCGTTCCGAAGAGCCGTCAGGCCCGGTAGATCGCCTCGATCTCGTCGGCGAAGTCCTTCGCCACCACGTTGCGCTTCAGCTTCAGGGACGGGGTGATGTGCCCCGCCTCCTCCGTGAACTGCGCGGACAGGATACGGAACTTCCGGACCGACTCCGCCTTCGAGACCGCCGCGTTGCCGTCGTCCACCGCCCGCTGGACCTCCGCCATCAGCTCCGGGTCCTCCCGCAGCGTCGCCGCCGTCGAGCCGGCCGGCTTGCCGTGCTCCGCCGCCCAGCGGCCCAGGAACTCCTCGTCGATCGTGACGAGCGCGCCCACGAACGGCCGCCCGTCGCCGACCACCATGCACTCGGCGACCAGCGCGTGCGCCCGGATGCGGTCCTCGATGACCGCCGGGGCGACGTTCTTGCCGCCCGCCGTCACCAGGATCTCCTTCTTGCGGCCCGTGATGGCGAGGTAGCCGTCCTCGTCCAGGGTGCCGATGTCACCGGTGTGGAACCAGCCGTCCGCCAGCGCCTCCGCCGTCGCCGCCTCGTTGTTCCAGTAGCCGGAGAAGATGTGCTCGCCGTGCAGCAGCACCTCGCCGTCGTCGGCGATCCGCACCACCGAACCCGGCAGCGGCTGCCCGACCGTGCCGATCTTCTGCCGGTCCCACGGGTTGAACGCGGTCGCCGCGCAGGACTCCGTCAGGCCGTAGCCCTCCAGGACGGTGAAGCCGATGCCGCGGAAGAAGTGGCCGAGCCGCTCGCCCAGCGGCGCGCCGCCGGAGATCGCGTACTCGCCGCGCCCGCCGAGCACCGCCCGCAGCTTTGAGAAGACCAGCTTGTCGAAGACCTTGTGCTTCAGCCGCAGACCGAAGGACGGCCCCTGCGGGGTGCTCAGCGCCCGGCTGTACGCGATCGCCGTGTGCGCCGCCTTGTCGAAGATCCTGCCCTTGCCGTCCGCCTGCGCCTTCGCCCGGGCCGAGTTGTAGACCTTCTCGAAGACCCGCGGCACACCGAGGATCAGCGTCGGCCGGAAGGCCGCCAGCTCGTCGGTGAGGTTCTTGATGTCGGGCAGACAGCCCAGCTTGATCGGCGCCATCACCGAGGCGACCTCGACGAGCCGCCCGAAGACGTGCGCCGCCGGCAGGAAGAGCAGCACCGAGCACTCGCCCGTGCGGAACAGCGGCTTCAGCCGCTCGACCACGTTGCCGCACTCGGCGAAGAAGGCCCGGTGGGTCAGCACACAGCCCTTGGGGCGGCCGGTGGTGCCCGAGGTGTAGACGATGGTCGCCGGGTCGTCCGCGTGCGCCGAGGACATCCGCTGGTCGAGCAGTTCGTCGGAGACGTCCGCGCCCTCGGCGGTGAGGCGCGCGATCGCGTCCGCCTCGATCTGCCGGACGCCCTTCAGGGCCGGCAGGTTCGCCCGTACCGACTCCACCGAGGTCTCGTGCGCCGCGGTCTCCACGAGGGCCAGCGAGGCGCCCGAGTCGCCGAGGATCCACTGGATCTGTTCCGGCGAGCTCGTCTCGTAGACCGGCACGGTCACCGCGCCCGCGCTCCAGATCGCGAAGTCCAGGAGCACCCACTCGTAGCGCGTCCGGGACAGCAGCGCGACCCGGTCGCCCGGCTCCACGCCGGCGGCGATCAGACCCTTGGCCGCCCCGCGGACCTCGGCGAGGAACTGCTGCGCGGTGACGTCCGTCCAGACACCGGCCACCTTGCGCCCCATCACGGCGACGTCTGGGTGCTGGGAGGCGTTGCGGCGGATGAGATCCGTCAGGTTGCCGTCCGTGGGGACCTCGTACAGGGCCGGAAGGCTGAACTCGCGCAAGACTGCTGCTCCTCATCGGGCGCCGGCGCCACGGCTCTGTGTGATGCACCGGTGTAGTCCAAGGTCGGGCAGGTGCTCAGTGGGGGTGAGCACGACTGGACTGCCCGGACGTTACCCATCAGTACGCGGTTCCCGATAGGGGGTCCTGCCGAGATGTTCCGTGCGTCACACATGTATGGCGTTGCTCCGCGCACAGTAGTCCACGGCTTTCCGGACTCCCAAGTAACCGCAGGTCGCACCCCCTAGGCTGGCGGGATGAGGATCAACGTGGTCAGCGACGTACACGGCAACGCGGAAGCCCTCGCCCGGGCGGGGGACGGCGCCGACGCCCTCATATGCCTCGGCGACCTGGTGCTCTTCCTGGACTACGCCGACCACAGCCGCGGCATCTTCCCCGACCTCTTCGGCGCCGAGAACGCCGACCGCATCGTCGAGCTGCGCACCGCCCGCCGCTTCGACGAGGCCCGCGCGTTCGGCCGCTCGCTGTGGGAGGCCCTCGACGTCGACCGCGCCACCGCCATCGAGGGCGCCGTCCGCCGCCAGTACGCCGAGCTGTTCGCCGCCT
It encodes:
- a CDS encoding AMP-dependent synthetase/ligase, translated to MREFSLPALYEVPTDGNLTDLIRRNASQHPDVAVMGRKVAGVWTDVTAQQFLAEVRGAAKGLIAAGVEPGDRVALLSRTRYEWVLLDFAIWSAGAVTVPVYETSSPEQIQWILGDSGASLALVETAAHETSVESVRANLPALKGVRQIEADAIARLTAEGADVSDELLDQRMSSAHADDPATIVYTSGTTGRPKGCVLTHRAFFAECGNVVERLKPLFRTGECSVLLFLPAAHVFGRLVEVASVMAPIKLGCLPDIKNLTDELAAFRPTLILGVPRVFEKVYNSARAKAQADGKGRIFDKAAHTAIAYSRALSTPQGPSFGLRLKHKVFDKLVFSKLRAVLGGRGEYAISGGAPLGERLGHFFRGIGFTVLEGYGLTESCAATAFNPWDRQKIGTVGQPLPGSVVRIADDGEVLLHGEHIFSGYWNNEAATAEALADGWFHTGDIGTLDEDGYLAITGRKKEILVTAGGKNVAPAVIEDRIRAHALVAECMVVGDGRPFVGALVTIDEEFLGRWAAEHGKPAGSTAATLREDPELMAEVQRAVDDGNAAVSKAESVRKFRILSAQFTEEAGHITPSLKLKRNVVAKDFADEIEAIYRA